One window of Lacerta agilis isolate rLacAgi1 chromosome 14, rLacAgi1.pri, whole genome shotgun sequence genomic DNA carries:
- the MYLPF gene encoding LOW QUALITY PROTEIN: myosin regulatory light chain 2, skeletal muscle isoform (The sequence of the model RefSeq protein was modified relative to this genomic sequence to represent the inferred CDS: deleted 2 bases in 1 codon), with protein MAPKKAKRRAAADKESSNVFSMFDQTQIQEFKEAFTVIDQNRDGIIDKEDLRDTFAAMGRLNVKNEELDAMIKEASGPINFTVFLTMFGEKLKGADPEDVIIGAFKILDPEGKGSVKKQFLEELLTTQCDRFTPEEIKNMWHAFPPDVAGNVDYKNICYVITHGEDKEGE; from the exons ATG GCACCCAAGAAGGCAAAGAGAAGGGCAGCAGCCGACAAGGAG AGCTCCAATGTATTCTCCATGTTTGACCAAACACAAATCCAGGAGTTCAAAGAG GCCTTCACTGTCATTGACCAGAACAGAGATGGCATCATTGACAAGGAAGACCTGAGAGATACATTCGCTGCTATGG GGCGCCTGAACGTGAAGAATGAGGAGCTGGATGCCATGATCAAGGAGGCCAGCGGCCCCATCAACTTCACTGTCTTCCTCACCATGTTTGGTGAGAAGCTGAAGG GTGCTGATCCCGAGGACGTAATCATTGGCGCCTTCAAAATCCTGGACCCTGAGGGCAAGGGCAGTGTCAAGAAGCAGTT CTTGGAAGAACTCCTGACCACTCAGTGCGACCGGTTCACCCCAGAAGAG ATCAAGAACATGTGGCACGCCttccctccagatgtagctggcAACGTTGACTACAAGAACATTTGCTACGTCATCACACACGGAGAGGACAAGGAAGGGGAATAA